One part of the Nocardioides zeae genome encodes these proteins:
- a CDS encoding TIGR03086 family metal-binding protein, whose product MTVGDLAVPVEVALLERALAWTGGRLATVEPHHLALPTPCAGWTLEQLLAHMEDGLDAFSEAAAGFVVPLPPPRLPEHPVPLVTVLQAKACALLGSWSRPTLPAVRTGSAHLAAGTLVATAALEITVHGWDVAATVDARRPLPPEDLARALLPVAGAVVTPQDRPHRFGSPVPPAPTASYAARLVGFLGRRP is encoded by the coding sequence GTGACCGTCGGCGACCTGGCCGTCCCGGTCGAGGTCGCCCTGCTGGAGCGTGCGCTGGCGTGGACCGGCGGCCGGCTCGCGACCGTCGAGCCGCACCACCTCGCGCTCCCGACGCCGTGCGCCGGGTGGACGCTCGAGCAGCTGCTCGCCCACATGGAGGACGGCCTCGACGCGTTCAGCGAGGCCGCCGCCGGCTTCGTCGTGCCCCTGCCGCCGCCACGGCTGCCCGAGCACCCGGTGCCGCTCGTGACCGTGCTGCAGGCGAAGGCCTGCGCGTTGCTGGGCTCGTGGTCACGACCGACGCTTCCCGCCGTGCGCACGGGGTCGGCGCACCTGGCGGCAGGCACGCTCGTCGCCACGGCGGCCCTCGAGATCACCGTGCACGGCTGGGACGTCGCCGCCACCGTCGACGCCCGGCGCCCCCTGCCGCCCGAGGACCTCGCGCGGGCGCTGCTCCCGGTCGCCGGCGCCGTCGTCACGCCGCAGGACCGGCCCCACCGGTTCGGCTCCCCGGTGCCGCCGGCGCCGACCGCGTCGTACGCCGCCCGGCTCGTCGGGTTCCTCGGCCGGCGGCCCTGA
- a CDS encoding VOC family protein produces MTTTQPTPQQANERMLFVNLPVADPAATRAFWSELGFTVNEAFSDDRAVSVQLNALTSVMFLEHAYFHSFHGTTAPASGTGALYCLSAGSADDVRALVERALALGGSPAGEPQDDGPMFGWSFRDPEGQIWEVMWMDPAALG; encoded by the coding sequence ATGACCACCACGCAGCCCACCCCGCAGCAGGCAAACGAGCGGATGCTCTTCGTCAACCTCCCGGTCGCCGACCCGGCCGCCACCCGCGCGTTCTGGAGCGAGCTCGGCTTCACCGTCAACGAGGCGTTCAGCGACGACCGGGCCGTGTCGGTGCAGCTCAACGCGCTGACGTCCGTGATGTTCCTCGAGCACGCCTACTTCCACTCGTTCCACGGCACCACCGCGCCCGCGAGCGGCACCGGGGCGCTCTACTGCCTCTCCGCGGGCAGCGCCGACGACGTCCGGGCCCTCGTCGAGCGGGCGCTGGCGCTCGGGGGCTCGCCGGCGGGCGAGCCGCAGGACGACGGCCCGATGTTCGGGTGGTCGTTCCGTGACCCGGAGGGCCAGATCTGGGAGGTCATGTGGATGGACCCGGCGGCGCTGGGCTGA
- a CDS encoding cation diffusion facilitator family transporter, whose amino-acid sequence MSAGHGHGHGHGHGHGHGHGHGPARPGWRARLAHAVRPHSHDPADSLDAALEASAVGIRTLKISLAVLLATALAQAVVVAFTGSVALLADTVHNFSDALTAVPLWIAFLLGRRAPTRRFTYGFGRAEDLAGLFVVAMIALSAVVAGWQSIDRLLHPRTVEAPVAVAVAGLIGFVGNEAVAAYRIRTGRRIGSAALVADGHHARTDGFTSLAVLVGAVGVMLGVPAADPVVGLVITAMILVVLVGAARDVLGRLLDAVDPALTDAALRSLRAVEGVRGVEDLRLRWTGHRLRAEVAVLADPGLDLAAAHDLAHEAQHALLHGVPKLVAATVHVGPWVEGVAARDPHAGVAHHPTPAVLPGLTGA is encoded by the coding sequence GTGAGCGCGGGCCACGGCCACGGTCACGGCCACGGTCACGGCCACGGTCACGGTCACGGTCACGGGCCGGCGCGTCCCGGGTGGCGCGCCCGCCTCGCCCACGCCGTGCGGCCGCACAGCCACGACCCGGCCGACTCCCTCGACGCGGCGCTGGAGGCGAGCGCCGTCGGGATCCGCACGCTGAAGATCAGCCTGGCCGTGCTGCTGGCGACGGCGCTGGCGCAGGCGGTCGTCGTCGCGTTCACGGGGTCGGTCGCGCTGCTGGCCGACACCGTCCACAACTTCTCCGACGCGCTCACGGCGGTGCCGCTGTGGATCGCGTTCCTCCTCGGGCGCCGGGCGCCGACGCGGCGCTTCACCTACGGGTTCGGGCGTGCCGAGGACCTCGCCGGTCTCTTCGTCGTCGCGATGATCGCGCTCTCCGCGGTGGTCGCCGGCTGGCAGAGCATCGACCGGCTGCTGCACCCGCGGACCGTCGAGGCGCCGGTGGCCGTCGCGGTCGCGGGCCTCATCGGGTTCGTGGGGAACGAGGCGGTGGCGGCCTACCGGATCCGCACCGGACGGCGCATCGGCTCGGCCGCGCTCGTCGCGGACGGCCACCACGCGCGCACCGACGGGTTCACGTCGCTGGCGGTGCTCGTCGGCGCCGTCGGCGTGATGCTCGGCGTGCCGGCCGCCGACCCCGTGGTCGGCCTCGTCATCACGGCGATGATCCTCGTCGTGCTCGTGGGCGCCGCCCGTGACGTGCTCGGCCGGCTCCTCGACGCCGTCGACCCGGCGCTGACCGACGCGGCCCTGCGGTCGCTGAGGGCGGTGGAGGGGGTACGGGGCGTGGAGGACCTCCGGCTGCGCTGGACCGGGCACCGGCTCCGCGCCGAGGTGGCGGTGCTCGCCGACCCCGGCCTCGACCTGGCGGCGGCGCACGACCTCGCCCACGAGGCGCAGCACGCCCTGCTCCACGGGGTGCCGAAGCTCGTCGCGGCGACGGTGCACGTGGGGCCGTGGGTGGAGGGCGTCGCCGCGCGCGACCCGCACGCGGGCGTCGCGCACCACCCGACCCCCGCGGTGCTGCCGGGGCTGACCGGGGCGTGA
- a CDS encoding sulfite exporter TauE/SafE family protein, translated as MDALWVLVAGFAGGVLTSTVGVASLLTFPVLVAVGLPPVTANVSNTIGLVPAGLGAAAGFRDELRAHPRLAAQLLCLTAVAGIGGAALLVLLPAGVFEAIVPWLILGTCVLVALQPRIAAWLRHRRGEDGEARIRLTPLVVGCVLLVGVYGGYFGAGAGVMMLAVLALSFDIELHVAGALRTLTVMAANITAGVVFALTADVDWGVVGLLAVGSVLGGYVGARIAKRLPATCLRVAIVVAGTGSAVAMLL; from the coding sequence GTGGACGCGCTGTGGGTGCTGGTCGCCGGCTTCGCCGGTGGCGTGCTGACGTCGACGGTCGGCGTCGCCTCCCTGCTGACCTTCCCGGTGCTGGTCGCCGTGGGCCTGCCGCCGGTCACCGCCAACGTCAGCAACACGATCGGTCTGGTCCCCGCCGGCCTCGGCGCGGCGGCCGGGTTCCGTGACGAGCTCCGCGCCCACCCGCGGCTCGCGGCGCAGCTCCTCTGCCTCACCGCCGTGGCAGGCATCGGTGGCGCCGCGCTGCTCGTCCTCCTGCCCGCGGGTGTGTTCGAGGCGATCGTGCCGTGGCTGATCCTCGGCACCTGCGTCCTCGTGGCCCTGCAGCCCCGCATCGCCGCGTGGCTGCGCCACCGCCGCGGCGAGGACGGCGAGGCCCGGATCCGGCTCACCCCGCTCGTGGTGGGCTGCGTGCTCCTGGTGGGGGTGTACGGCGGCTACTTCGGCGCCGGCGCCGGCGTCATGATGCTCGCCGTGCTGGCCCTCTCGTTCGACATCGAGCTCCACGTCGCGGGTGCCCTCCGCACGCTGACGGTGATGGCCGCCAACATCACGGCCGGCGTCGTGTTCGCCCTGACGGCCGACGTCGACTGGGGCGTCGTCGGACTGCTGGCGGTCGGTTCCGTCCTGGGGGGCTACGTCGGCGCCCGCATCGCCAAGCGTCTCCCCGCCACGTGTCTCCGCGTCGCGATCGTCGTGGCCGGCACGGGGTCCGCCGTCGCGATGCTGCTCTGA
- a CDS encoding pirin family protein, whose amino-acid sequence MPAEVRRGADAFRTVTDDRTTTHAFSFGAHYDPANLGFGPLVVHNDDRVAPGGGYPDHPHTDVEIVTWVLDGALTHTDTGDPAGGSATLGAGTVQVTSAGSGIRHSELVDPDAGPTRFLQAWVRPDARGDRPRTTRATVDPADLAAGLVPVAGGPDAPPVGTRGATLWVARPRRGVPLRLPDAPLLHLYVARGALDVPAAPGLREGDAWRLRDAGEIDVVPQDDRTELAVWSFGAGR is encoded by the coding sequence ATGCCTGCCGAGGTACGACGCGGCGCCGACGCCTTCCGCACCGTCACCGACGACCGCACGACCACCCACGCGTTCTCGTTCGGCGCCCACTACGACCCGGCCAACCTCGGGTTCGGCCCGCTGGTCGTCCACAACGACGACCGCGTGGCACCCGGTGGCGGCTACCCCGACCACCCGCACACCGACGTCGAGATCGTGACCTGGGTGCTCGACGGTGCCCTCACCCACACCGACACGGGCGACCCGGCGGGCGGCAGCGCGACGCTGGGAGCCGGGACCGTCCAGGTCACCAGCGCCGGCAGCGGCATCCGGCACAGCGAGCTCGTCGACCCCGACGCCGGCCCGACACGCTTCCTCCAGGCCTGGGTGCGCCCCGACGCGCGTGGCGACCGGCCGCGCACCACGCGCGCCACCGTCGATCCCGCGGACCTCGCCGCCGGGCTCGTGCCCGTCGCAGGCGGCCCCGACGCGCCACCGGTCGGCACCCGCGGGGCCACGTTGTGGGTCGCGCGGCCGCGCCGCGGCGTACCCCTGCGGCTGCCCGACGCGCCCCTGCTCCACCTGTACGTCGCGCGTGGCGCGCTCGACGTTCCCGCAGCGCCAGGGCTCAGGGAGGGGGATGCCTGGCGGCTGCGGGACGCCGGCGAGATCGACGTCGTACCCCAGGACGACCGCACGGAGCTCGCTGTGTGGTCGTTCGGAGCCGGTCGCTAG
- a CDS encoding SDR family oxidoreductase: MTIVVTAASGQLGRLVVEKLLERGVAPGDVLATARDTAKLQVLADRGVRTARLDYDDVDASVLSAGDVLLLVSSSAVGQRARQHGNVVEAAKAAGVARIVYTSVTNVDSPTLVVAPEHKVTEELIEASGLPWTFLRNGWYTENYLPAFGQAAERGQVAAAAGDGRVSSVERAELAEAAAVVLSSEGHDGAAYELVGQEAWTHAELAAVFADVLGREVAYAALPADTYREVLLGAGLDEGTAGFLVAADQNILDGELARTGDDLATLLGRAPRTIAQTVPTWA, from the coding sequence ATGACGATCGTGGTGACGGCGGCGAGCGGACAGCTCGGACGACTGGTGGTGGAGAAGCTGCTCGAGCGCGGTGTCGCGCCGGGCGACGTCCTGGCCACGGCCCGTGACACGGCGAAGCTCCAGGTGCTGGCGGACCGCGGCGTACGCACCGCCCGTCTCGACTACGACGACGTCGACGCGTCGGTGCTCTCGGCGGGTGACGTGCTGCTGCTCGTCTCCTCGAGCGCGGTCGGCCAGCGGGCGCGGCAGCACGGCAACGTCGTCGAGGCCGCGAAGGCCGCCGGCGTGGCGCGGATCGTCTACACGTCGGTGACCAACGTGGACAGCCCGACGCTGGTCGTCGCGCCGGAGCACAAGGTCACCGAGGAGCTCATCGAGGCCAGCGGCCTGCCGTGGACGTTCCTGCGCAACGGCTGGTACACCGAGAACTACCTCCCCGCCTTCGGCCAGGCGGCCGAGCGCGGCCAGGTCGCCGCGGCGGCGGGCGACGGCCGGGTCTCCAGCGTCGAGCGGGCCGAGCTCGCCGAGGCGGCCGCGGTGGTGCTCTCCTCCGAGGGCCACGACGGTGCGGCCTACGAGCTGGTCGGCCAGGAGGCGTGGACCCACGCCGAGCTCGCGGCCGTCTTCGCGGACGTGCTCGGTCGCGAGGTCGCGTACGCCGCGCTCCCCGCCGACACCTACCGCGAGGTGCTCCTCGGAGCGGGGCTCGACGAGGGCACCGCCGGCTTCCTCGTGGCCGCCGACCAGAACATCCTCGACGGCGAGCTCGCTCGCACCGGCGACGACCTCGCCACCCTGCTGGGGCGCGCGCCGCGCACGATCGCGCAGACGGTCCCCACCTGGGCCTGA
- a CDS encoding ArsR/SmtB family transcription factor produces MRADRGVVAGPADDEVDLAVEIFRLLADATRVRLLSALRDGELSVNDLAERVAKPQAAVSQHLAKLRMGRMVTTRRQGNQVFYRLANDHVRTLVVDALHHAEHAAGGVPAHHAEGAR; encoded by the coding sequence ATGCGTGCAGATAGAGGCGTCGTCGCGGGTCCCGCCGACGACGAGGTGGACCTGGCCGTCGAGATCTTCCGGCTGCTCGCCGACGCCACCCGCGTGCGGCTGCTGTCGGCGCTGCGCGACGGCGAGCTGAGCGTCAACGACCTGGCCGAGCGGGTCGCCAAGCCGCAGGCCGCGGTCTCGCAGCACCTCGCGAAGCTGCGGATGGGGCGGATGGTGACGACGCGGCGGCAGGGCAACCAGGTGTTCTACCGCCTCGCGAACGACCACGTGCGCACCCTCGTCGTCGACGCGCTGCACCACGCCGAGCACGCCGCCGGCGGGGTCCCCGCGCACCACGCGGAGGGCGCGCGGTGA
- a CDS encoding ABC transporter permease — translation MSSLARTASDGWVVTKRNLIKIKRVPEVLVFVLVSPIMFILLFAFVFEGAIGAEGGVGYREFLIGGIFAQTVVFGATFTGAGLAEDMQKGIIDRFRSLPMSPSAVLIGRTTSDVVYNVLSLIIMALTGLLIGWRIREGAVDAVLGFALLLLFAYAISWVMAYIGLLVPSVEVINNASFIVIMPLTFVSNAFVPLESFSGVLRTLVEWNPVSTLTQACRELFGNYDPSVPVGDAWSMQHPALYTLIWVGLILVVFVPLSVRQYRLSAAR, via the coding sequence ATGAGCTCCCTCGCCCGCACCGCCAGCGACGGCTGGGTCGTCACCAAGCGCAACCTCATCAAGATCAAGCGGGTGCCCGAGGTGCTCGTCTTCGTGCTCGTCAGCCCGATCATGTTCATCCTGCTGTTCGCCTTCGTCTTCGAGGGCGCGATCGGCGCGGAGGGCGGGGTCGGCTACCGCGAGTTCCTCATCGGTGGCATCTTCGCCCAGACCGTCGTGTTCGGCGCGACGTTCACGGGCGCCGGCCTGGCCGAGGACATGCAGAAGGGCATCATCGACCGCTTCCGGTCGCTGCCGATGTCGCCGTCGGCGGTGCTCATCGGGCGCACGACCTCCGACGTGGTCTACAACGTGCTCTCGTTGATCATCATGGCGCTCACCGGCCTGCTCATCGGGTGGCGCATCCGCGAGGGCGCCGTCGACGCGGTCCTCGGGTTCGCGCTGCTGCTCCTGTTCGCCTATGCGATCAGCTGGGTGATGGCCTACATCGGTCTGCTGGTGCCGAGCGTCGAGGTCATCAACAACGCGTCGTTCATCGTCATCATGCCGCTGACCTTCGTGTCCAACGCGTTCGTCCCGCTCGAGAGCTTCAGCGGGGTGCTCCGCACCCTCGTCGAGTGGAACCCCGTCTCGACGCTCACCCAGGCGTGCCGCGAGCTGTTCGGCAACTACGACCCGTCGGTGCCCGTCGGCGACGCCTGGTCGATGCAGCACCCGGCGCTCTACACGCTGATCTGGGTCGGCCTCATCCTGGTGGTGTTCGTGCCGCTGAGCGTGCGGCAGTACCGGCTCTCGGCGGCGCGCTGA
- a CDS encoding ATP-binding cassette domain-containing protein — MAEMIRAEGLEKRYGEVRALAGLDLAVPEGTVLGLLGPNGAGKTTAVRILATLLKPDGGRAEVAGVDVVGDPDGVRRRIGLSGQYAAVDEHLTGFENLEMVGRLYGLGRARARERARELLERFSLADAGDRPSKTYSGGMRRRLDLAGALVASPPVLILDEPTTGLDPRSRLEMWDVIRELVGSGSTLLLTTQYLEEADRLADDIVVIDHGRAIARGTADDLKAQVGGERIEAVLRERGDAERARAILADVAMAGAEVQTDDTGRTLTAAVDDGVPALRRVLDAFEGSSIALLDVGLRRPTLDDVFLSLTGAVADESATASGAAGTTEKEAGR, encoded by the coding sequence ATGGCAGAGATGATCCGAGCAGAGGGCCTGGAGAAGAGGTACGGCGAGGTCCGAGCCCTCGCGGGGCTCGACCTCGCCGTGCCCGAGGGCACGGTGCTGGGCCTCCTCGGCCCCAACGGGGCGGGGAAGACGACGGCGGTGCGCATCCTCGCGACGCTGCTGAAGCCGGACGGGGGCCGGGCCGAGGTCGCGGGTGTCGACGTGGTGGGCGACCCCGACGGGGTGCGGCGCCGGATCGGTCTCTCGGGGCAGTACGCCGCGGTCGACGAGCACCTGACCGGCTTCGAGAACCTGGAGATGGTGGGCCGGCTCTACGGGCTGGGCCGCGCCCGGGCGCGTGAGCGCGCGCGGGAGCTGCTCGAGCGCTTCTCCCTCGCCGACGCCGGCGACCGGCCCTCGAAGACCTACTCCGGGGGCATGCGCCGCCGCCTCGACCTGGCCGGGGCGCTCGTCGCGTCCCCGCCGGTGCTCATCCTGGACGAGCCGACGACGGGCCTCGACCCGCGCAGCCGCCTCGAGATGTGGGACGTCATCCGCGAGCTGGTGGGATCGGGCTCGACGCTGCTGCTGACGACGCAGTACCTGGAGGAGGCCGACCGCCTCGCCGACGACATCGTCGTCATCGACCACGGCCGCGCGATCGCCCGCGGCACCGCCGACGACCTCAAGGCCCAGGTGGGCGGGGAGCGCATCGAGGCCGTGCTGCGCGAGCGCGGCGACGCCGAGCGCGCCCGCGCCATCCTGGCCGACGTCGCGATGGCCGGGGCCGAGGTGCAGACCGACGACACCGGGCGCACGCTCACGGCGGCCGTCGACGACGGTGTGCCCGCGCTCCGGCGCGTGCTCGACGCCTTCGAAGGCTCCTCCATCGCGCTGCTCGACGTCGGGCTCCGCCGGCCGACCCTCGACGACGTCTTCCTGTCGCTCACCGGTGCGGTGGCCGACGAGTCCGCGACTGCGTCCGGCGCGGCCGGCACCACCGAGAAGGAGGCCGGCCGATGA
- a CDS encoding sigma-70 family RNA polymerase sigma factor has product MTTDLTTELDDFDALTARYRRELLAHCYRMSGSTHEAEDLVQETFLRAWKASRSFEGRSSVRTWLYRIATNVCLTNLESKPRRPLPSALGTPEATVGELAPDAEVPWLEPVPDAAVVVAERDSIRLAFVAALQHLPARQRAVLILRDVLRWTAKETAAALDTSVAAVNSALQRAHAQLQQQGLTDETVAEDLNPAQQRLLDRYVDAFWRKDLTAIVELLTTEASWEMPPFTGWYVGADVIAELIGTKCPGGGYDMPMVRTDANGAPAFGLYMRTPAGHFEPFHLQVLDLDGDRVRHVSAFFDTRLFATFGLPPRLPADHVPGADPVTAGTP; this is encoded by the coding sequence GTGACCACCGACCTGACCACGGAGCTCGACGACTTCGACGCCCTGACCGCGCGCTACCGCCGCGAGCTCCTCGCGCACTGCTACCGGATGAGCGGGTCGACCCACGAGGCGGAGGACCTCGTGCAGGAGACCTTCCTCCGCGCCTGGAAGGCGTCGCGCAGCTTCGAGGGCCGCAGCTCGGTGCGCACCTGGCTCTACCGCATCGCCACGAACGTCTGCCTCACCAACCTCGAGAGCAAGCCCCGGCGACCGCTGCCGAGCGCCCTCGGCACGCCGGAGGCGACCGTCGGCGAGCTCGCCCCCGACGCCGAGGTCCCGTGGCTGGAGCCCGTGCCCGACGCGGCGGTCGTCGTCGCTGAGCGGGACTCGATCCGCCTCGCGTTCGTCGCGGCGCTCCAGCACCTGCCGGCCCGTCAGCGCGCGGTGCTGATCCTCCGCGACGTGCTCCGCTGGACCGCGAAGGAGACCGCCGCCGCGCTCGACACGTCGGTCGCCGCGGTGAACTCGGCCCTCCAGCGCGCGCACGCCCAGCTGCAGCAGCAGGGCCTCACCGACGAGACCGTGGCGGAGGACCTCAACCCCGCCCAGCAGCGGCTCCTCGACCGCTACGTCGACGCCTTCTGGCGCAAGGACCTCACCGCGATCGTCGAGCTCCTGACCACCGAGGCGAGCTGGGAGATGCCGCCCTTCACCGGCTGGTACGTCGGCGCGGACGTCATCGCCGAGCTCATCGGCACGAAGTGCCCGGGCGGCGGCTACGACATGCCGATGGTGCGCACGGACGCCAACGGCGCGCCGGCCTTCGGTCTCTACATGCGCACCCCCGCCGGCCACTTCGAGCCCTTCCACCTGCAGGTGCTCGACCTCGACGGGGACCGCGTGCGCCACGTCAGCGCCTTCTTCGACACCCGGCTGTTCGCGACGTTCGGGCTCCCGCCCCGGCTGCCGGCCGACCACGTCCCGGGTGCCGACCCGGTGACCGCGGGCACGCCGTGA
- a CDS encoding winged helix-turn-helix transcriptional regulator: MPPTIPHLSALDTGCPHMRLLVEHVTSKWGLLVLLQLDGRTLRWSELKRAIPGVSEKMLIQTLQTLEADGLVLRAARPVVPPHVEYSLTDAGHDAAALLAPLALWAQDRVREG, encoded by the coding sequence ATGCCGCCGACGATCCCCCACCTCTCCGCCCTCGACACCGGCTGCCCCCACATGCGCCTCCTCGTCGAGCACGTGACGAGCAAGTGGGGACTGCTGGTGCTGCTGCAGCTCGACGGCCGCACCCTGCGGTGGAGCGAGCTCAAGCGAGCCATCCCCGGCGTCAGCGAGAAGATGCTGATCCAGACGCTGCAGACCCTCGAGGCCGACGGCCTCGTGCTGCGGGCGGCCCGGCCCGTCGTGCCCCCGCACGTCGAGTACTCGCTCACCGACGCCGGCCACGACGCCGCCGCCCTCCTCGCCCCCCTCGCCCTCTGGGCGCAGGACCGCGTGCGGGAGGGCTGA
- a CDS encoding cation:proton antiporter — MEQQTLTLVVLAVVAIALVSMVSNRLGVAAPLLLLAVGGVVGLLPFVPAVEVEPEWILAGVLPPLLYSAAVSMPAIEFRRELRAISGLSVVLVLASALVLGWFFTLVVPGLSFAWGVALGAIMSPTDAVATSIVKRFGISPRVVAILEGEGLLNDATALVLLRASVAAAATGWSVGGIARDFAVAVVVAAAIGVVVGRVNLWLRARTLQAPVNTALSLAVPFTAALPAEHLGASGLVAAVVAGLVTGTGAPRVLSPQHRLSDAEVWRTVEVLLEGAIFLVMGLELFGLLVDLDEDDHHLGRTVAIAAAALAIVLLVRAAFVAPLLLALSRRARRGAAVRDRVDRMRELAEDPDRFAAALTARAEKHARGRRGASRVERLRLEPERIERIGVRVRRRLADIDYLIAEPLGPREGAVVVWAGLRGAVTLAAAQTLPADAPDRSLLVFLGFLVAAGSLVGQGATIGWVVRRVRPAGVDQAALDRDRRQLVEVLRATAERLQRDAEADGAGPVDRADVIDAQRGVLLDLAREGAFASSAVRDVMAVLDADQISIELRRRPVEDV, encoded by the coding sequence ATGGAGCAGCAGACCCTGACGCTCGTCGTGCTCGCGGTCGTGGCGATCGCCCTCGTCTCCATGGTCAGCAACCGGCTCGGCGTGGCGGCGCCGCTCCTGCTGCTGGCGGTGGGGGGCGTCGTCGGGCTGCTGCCCTTCGTGCCGGCCGTCGAGGTCGAGCCGGAGTGGATCCTCGCGGGCGTGCTGCCGCCGCTGCTCTACTCGGCGGCCGTGTCGATGCCGGCCATCGAGTTCCGGCGCGAGCTGCGCGCCATCAGCGGGCTGTCGGTCGTGCTGGTGCTGGCGAGCGCCCTCGTGCTGGGCTGGTTCTTCACGCTCGTCGTGCCCGGGCTCAGCTTCGCCTGGGGGGTCGCGCTCGGCGCCATCATGAGCCCGACCGACGCCGTCGCGACGTCCATCGTCAAGCGGTTCGGGATCAGCCCGCGCGTGGTCGCGATCCTCGAGGGCGAGGGGCTGCTCAACGACGCCACCGCGCTCGTGCTGCTGCGCGCGTCGGTCGCCGCAGCCGCCACCGGCTGGAGCGTGGGCGGGATCGCCCGCGACTTCGCCGTCGCCGTCGTCGTCGCGGCCGCCATCGGCGTCGTCGTGGGCCGGGTCAACCTGTGGCTGCGGGCCCGCACGCTGCAGGCTCCGGTCAACACGGCGCTGTCCCTCGCCGTACCCTTCACCGCCGCCCTCCCCGCCGAGCACCTCGGGGCGTCCGGGCTGGTCGCGGCGGTGGTCGCCGGCCTCGTCACCGGGACGGGCGCGCCCCGCGTGCTGAGCCCCCAGCACCGGTTGTCGGACGCCGAGGTGTGGCGCACCGTGGAGGTGCTCCTCGAAGGCGCGATCTTCCTCGTCATGGGGCTCGAGCTCTTCGGGCTGCTCGTCGACCTCGACGAGGACGACCACCACCTCGGCCGCACCGTGGCGATCGCGGCCGCCGCCCTGGCGATCGTGCTGCTCGTGCGGGCCGCCTTCGTCGCCCCGCTCCTGCTGGCCCTGTCCCGGCGCGCGCGGCGCGGGGCGGCCGTGCGCGACCGCGTCGACCGGATGCGGGAGCTGGCGGAGGACCCCGACCGGTTCGCCGCCGCCCTCACCGCGCGGGCGGAGAAGCACGCCCGGGGACGGCGCGGGGCGTCCCGGGTCGAGCGCCTGCGCCTCGAGCCGGAGCGCATCGAGCGCATCGGGGTGCGCGTACGGCGCCGGCTCGCCGACATCGACTACCTCATCGCCGAGCCGCTCGGCCCCCGCGAGGGCGCCGTCGTGGTGTGGGCGGGCCTGCGGGGCGCGGTCACGCTCGCCGCCGCCCAGACCCTGCCCGCCGACGCGCCCGACCGGTCGCTGCTCGTGTTCCTCGGGTTCCTCGTGGCCGCGGGCTCCCTCGTGGGGCAGGGCGCGACGATCGGCTGGGTCGTGCGGCGCGTGCGACCCGCCGGCGTCGACCAGGCCGCGCTGGACCGGGACCGCCGGCAGCTCGTCGAGGTGCTCCGCGCGACCGCCGAGCGCCTCCAGCGGGACGCCGAGGCCGACGGCGCCGGCCCCGTCGACCGCGCCGACGTCATCGATGCCCAGCGCGGTGTGCTCCTCGACCTCGCCCGCGAGGGGGCCTTCGCGTCGTCGGCCGTGCGCGACGTGATGGCGGTGCTCGACGCCGACCAGATCAGCATCGAGCTCCGCCGCCGTCCGGTGGAGGACGTCTAG
- a CDS encoding GAP family protein — protein MDPVTLAALAGLALVDSTSLGTLVLPLLLLLAPRVDVRRYAAYLAVVGGFYAAVGVTLVLGAGALRDLVLDLGDLTWLRWAQLVVGVVLLAAGAVGDKVLAWWRRRPGHAPEQPADRAGTWAERLVGADASYRVVVGVALAAVLVEVASMLPFLAAIGLITAADLPVVGTVGVVAAYALVMVAPALLLLAVRLALRDRVEAPLARLAAWLRRVTDGAVYWVLAIVGLLLAADAASALGTG, from the coding sequence GTGGACCCCGTCACCCTCGCCGCACTGGCCGGCCTCGCGCTGGTCGACAGCACGAGCCTCGGCACGCTCGTGCTGCCGCTCCTCCTCCTGCTGGCGCCGCGGGTCGACGTGCGCCGGTACGCCGCGTACCTCGCCGTCGTCGGTGGCTTCTACGCCGCCGTCGGTGTGACGCTCGTGCTCGGCGCAGGCGCGCTCCGCGACCTCGTGCTCGACCTGGGCGACCTGACCTGGCTGCGCTGGGCACAGCTCGTCGTCGGCGTCGTGCTGCTGGCGGCGGGTGCCGTGGGCGACAAGGTGCTGGCGTGGTGGCGGCGACGCCCGGGGCACGCGCCCGAGCAGCCCGCCGACCGGGCGGGCACCTGGGCGGAGCGGCTGGTGGGCGCCGACGCGTCGTACCGGGTCGTGGTCGGTGTCGCCCTCGCCGCGGTGCTCGTCGAGGTGGCGAGCATGCTGCCGTTCCTCGCCGCCATCGGGCTCATCACCGCGGCGGACCTCCCGGTGGTGGGCACCGTCGGCGTCGTGGCGGCCTACGCCCTGGTGATGGTGGCGCCGGCCCTCCTGCTCCTCGCGGTGCGGCTCGCGCTCCGGGACCGCGTCGAGGCGCCGCTCGCGCGTCTCGCCGCCTGGCTGCGTCGGGTCACGGACGGCGCGGTCTACTGGGTGCTCGCCATCGTCGGCCTCCTGCTGGCGGCCGACGCGGCGAGCGCCCTCGGCACCGGCTGA